From Pseudanabaena sp. PCC 6802, one genomic window encodes:
- a CDS encoding type II toxin-antitoxin system HicB family antitoxin codes for MKWRVVLEPDPETNDWAVWCPELPGCISAGTTEEEALSNIREAIELYLQPDNLELLPGEIIREVVVG; via the coding sequence ATGAAATGGCGAGTTGTTCTCGAACCTGACCCAGAAACTAATGACTGGGCTGTCTGGTGCCCGGAGTTGCCAGGATGTATCTCTGCTGGTACTACAGAGGAAGAAGCACTCAGTAATATACGCGAAGCAATTGAACTTTATTTACAGCCAGATAACCTAGAACTTCTCCCAGGTGAAATCATCCGTGAGGTAGTAGTTGGATGA
- a CDS encoding NADP-dependent isocitrate dehydrogenase yields the protein MTHRTSKIIYTFTDEAPALATYSFLPIVKAFADAALVAVETSDISLAGRIIANFPESLTETQRQPDALAQLGELAQTPEANIIKLPNISASVPQLIAAIQELQAQGYDIPDYPADPKHEAEAAIKARYAKVLGSAVNPVLREGNSDRRVAAAVKQYAQKHPHPVGAWTADSRSHVVHMEDRDFYGSEQSVVIEQEGNVKIELVAEDGSITVLKEKTPVLTGEVIDAAVMSIQALRAFYEKEIDAAKTEDILLSLHVKATMMKISDPILFGHAVTIYYKDVFAKYTDTFTKLGVNPNNGIGDVYTKIQALPDEQRAAIEADLQATYETRPKLAMVNSDKGITNLHVPSDIIIDASMAAAIRSSGKMWGPDGKLHDTKAMIPDRCYARMYQAIIEFCQERGAFDVTTMGNVANVGLMAQKAEEYGSHDKTFEITAKGTVRVIDTTGRILMAHDVEKGDIWRMCQTKDLPIQDWVKLAVSRARATGSPAIFWLDANRAHDANIITKVERYLANFDTTGLEIEIMPPVEAMRFTCDRIKAGKDVISVTGNVLRDYLTDLFPILELGTSAKMLSIVPLLAGGGLFETGAGGSAPKHVQQFLSEGHLRWDSLGEFLALAVALEDLGHKTNNENALILSEALDKANSQYLENAKSPSSKVHEIDNRGSHFYLAMYWAQALAEQDRNAELKAKFAKLAQHLSENEETILNELNAAQGSPVAIGGYYHPDPEATSKAMRPSITLNAALAFVA from the coding sequence ATGACACATCGAACCTCCAAAATTATTTACACGTTTACAGATGAAGCGCCTGCTTTGGCAACATATTCTTTCCTGCCAATTGTTAAGGCATTTGCAGATGCAGCCCTGGTCGCTGTCGAGACGAGCGACATTTCACTAGCGGGGCGTATTATCGCTAATTTCCCCGAAAGTTTGACGGAAACCCAACGGCAACCCGATGCCCTCGCTCAATTGGGCGAACTCGCGCAAACTCCCGAAGCCAATATCATTAAGCTCCCAAACATCAGTGCTTCTGTTCCCCAACTAATAGCTGCGATCCAGGAATTGCAAGCGCAGGGATATGACATTCCCGACTACCCCGCCGACCCCAAACATGAAGCCGAGGCAGCGATTAAAGCCCGCTATGCCAAAGTATTGGGGAGTGCGGTCAATCCGGTTTTGCGCGAAGGGAACTCCGATCGCCGAGTTGCGGCGGCGGTGAAGCAGTACGCCCAAAAACACCCGCACCCTGTTGGTGCCTGGACGGCAGATTCGCGATCGCATGTCGTCCACATGGAAGATAGAGATTTTTATGGCAGCGAACAATCGGTTGTCATAGAGCAGGAAGGCAATGTCAAAATCGAGTTGGTTGCAGAAGATGGTTCGATAACAGTACTCAAGGAAAAAACGCCTGTATTGACCGGGGAAGTTATCGATGCTGCCGTCATGAGCATCCAAGCGTTGCGCGCCTTCTACGAAAAAGAGATCGATGCCGCTAAAACAGAAGATATTCTCCTGTCTCTACACGTCAAAGCAACGATGATGAAGATCTCCGATCCGATTCTGTTCGGGCACGCCGTCACCATCTACTACAAGGATGTGTTTGCCAAATACACCGACACCTTTACCAAACTGGGTGTAAATCCCAACAATGGCATTGGCGATGTTTATACCAAAATCCAAGCTTTGCCTGATGAGCAACGAGCAGCGATCGAAGCGGATTTGCAAGCCACTTACGAGACCCGTCCCAAGCTGGCAATGGTTAACTCTGATAAAGGCATTACCAACCTCCACGTTCCCAGCGATATTATTATCGATGCTTCTATGGCTGCTGCCATCCGCAGTTCTGGGAAAATGTGGGGGCCAGACGGCAAGCTGCACGACACAAAAGCGATGATTCCCGATCGCTGCTACGCCAGGATGTACCAGGCCATTATTGAGTTCTGCCAAGAGCGCGGTGCGTTCGATGTCACGACGATGGGAAATGTTGCCAATGTCGGATTGATGGCGCAAAAGGCTGAAGAGTATGGATCTCATGATAAAACCTTTGAAATTACCGCGAAGGGAACGGTTCGCGTTATCGATACCACAGGAAGAATCTTGATGGCACACGATGTCGAAAAAGGCGATATTTGGCGCATGTGTCAAACTAAGGATTTACCCATCCAGGATTGGGTGAAGTTGGCTGTCAGTCGCGCCAGAGCAACGGGATCGCCTGCCATCTTCTGGCTCGATGCGAACCGCGCTCACGATGCCAACATCATCACCAAGGTCGAACGCTATCTCGCCAATTTCGACACTACAGGTCTCGAAATCGAGATTATGCCACCTGTGGAGGCCATGCGCTTCACCTGCGATCGCATTAAGGCAGGCAAAGATGTAATTTCGGTCACGGGCAACGTTTTGCGGGATTATTTAACTGACCTCTTTCCCATTCTCGAACTCGGCACCAGTGCCAAAATGCTTTCGATCGTACCATTGCTGGCTGGAGGTGGTTTATTTGAGACGGGGGCGGGCGGTTCTGCTCCCAAGCACGTCCAGCAATTTCTCAGCGAAGGCCATCTCCGGTGGGATTCCTTGGGTGAGTTTTTAGCCCTCGCCGTGGCATTGGAAGATTTGGGACATAAGACAAACAATGAGAACGCTTTGATTTTGAGCGAAGCTCTAGACAAGGCCAATAGCCAATATTTGGAAAACGCAAAATCTCCCTCATCTAAAGTTCACGAGATAGACAATCGCGGCAGCCATTTCTATTTAGCCATGTATTGGGCACAGGCCTTAGCCGAGCAAGATAGAAATGCGGAATTAAAAGCCAAGTTTGCCAAACTTGCCCAGCATCTCAGTGAAAATGAGGAGACTATTCTGAACGAACTCAACGCAGCCCAAGGGAGTCCAGTCGCTATCGGCGGATACTATCATCCCGACCCTGAGGCAACTAGCAAGGCAATGCGCCCCAGTATAACGCTGAATGCAGCGTTAGCGTTTGTTGCCTAG
- a CDS encoding pentapeptide repeat-containing protein: protein MANFKHSKQIKVGADAWNKWRQNSGSEEKLDLSKVDLSCLKLGGANLSGVNLGGTNCSDTDLKGADLSGANLSNANFSNADLSGANLSNANLSGTLLQNANLDGAIFSGANLGQAQLTDVVFSRANLSKVNLKGGKLKGKNLRQANLSGADLSSADLSSADLSGSNLIGTNLSGAILDKANLNSAILSRANLSGASLAKATLSMSNLIMANLSEAYLYDAILSRTNLGSAILSGANLSGANLRDAYLNEAHLSMTNLSKADLSDADLRQAYLNRADLSRADLSGANLKCAHLSKADLSMAKLERANLSITNLSGAFMNDADLQMANLDGADLSLANLTNANLNGASMEQASLSGTIMPDGKVYKSR, encoded by the coding sequence ATGGCAAACTTTAAACACAGTAAGCAAATCAAAGTTGGGGCTGATGCTTGGAACAAGTGGAGGCAAAATAGCGGATCTGAAGAAAAGTTAGATCTCAGCAAAGTCGATCTAAGCTGTCTTAAGCTAGGGGGAGCCAACCTCAGTGGGGTAAATTTAGGGGGGACCAACTGTAGCGATACCGATCTCAAGGGTGCCGATCTGAGTGGAGCTAACCTCAGTAATGCTAATTTCAGTAATGCCGATCTAAGTGGGGCTAACCTCAGCAATGCCAATCTTAGCGGTACCTTGCTCCAAAACGCCAATCTGGATGGGGCCATATTTAGCGGTGCCAATCTAGGACAAGCACAGTTAACAGATGTGGTGTTCAGTCGAGCTAACCTCAGTAAAGTTAATCTCAAAGGCGGCAAACTTAAAGGCAAAAATCTCAGACAAGCAAACCTCAGCGGTGCCGACCTCAGTAGTGCCGACCTCAGTAGTGCCGACCTCAGTGGTTCCAATTTAATTGGTACTAATCTCAGCGGTGCGATCTTGGACAAAGCCAATCTCAACAGTGCTATCCTGAGCCGTGCCAATCTTTCCGGTGCTTCATTGGCAAAAGCAACCCTGAGCATGTCTAATTTGATTATGGCAAATCTCAGTGAAGCCTACCTCTACGATGCCATCCTCAGCAGAACAAATCTTGGCAGTGCCATTTTGAGCGGTGCCAACCTCAGTGGTGCTAATCTCAGGGACGCTTACCTCAATGAGGCTCATTTGAGCATGACAAACCTTAGCAAAGCGGATCTGAGCGATGCCGACCTCCGTCAAGCTTATCTCAATAGAGCGGATCTCAGTAGAGCAGATCTCAGTGGAGCCAATCTCAAGTGCGCCCATTTGAGTAAAGCCGATCTCAGCATGGCTAAATTAGAACGTGCCAATCTCAGCATTACCAATCTGAGTGGAGCGTTTATGAACGATGCAGACTTACAAATGGCAAATCTTGACGGTGCTGACTTGAGCCTGGCAAATTTAACCAATGCTAATCTTAACGGTGCCTCGATGGAACAGGCTAGCCTGAGCGGTACGATCATGCCGGATGGCAAGGTTTACAAAAGTAGGTAA
- a CDS encoding NrtR DNA-binding winged helix domain-containing protein, producing MSYTYEFPRPALTVDCVVFGLDDRDLKVLFIRRGIPPFADRWALPGGFVRMDESLEEAARRELLEETGVEQVFLEQLYTFGDVKRDPRDRVVTVAYYALINLSEHNIHAATDAKDAAWFPVADPPKLAFDHDRILATALARLKGKVRYEPIGFELLPQKFTLSQLQKLYETILEQPLDKRNFRKKILGMQLLVELDELQSDVPHRAARLYQFDEHKYAQLKQKGFNFEL from the coding sequence ATGAGTTACACCTACGAATTTCCCAGACCTGCCCTTACAGTTGATTGCGTTGTATTTGGCTTGGACGATCGCGATCTAAAAGTGCTGTTTATCCGACGGGGCATTCCTCCCTTTGCCGATCGATGGGCACTGCCGGGCGGATTTGTGAGGATGGATGAATCCTTGGAGGAGGCTGCCCGCAGAGAACTGCTTGAAGAGACGGGAGTCGAGCAAGTCTTTTTAGAACAGCTTTATACGTTTGGTGATGTGAAGAGAGATCCACGCGATCGCGTAGTCACGGTTGCCTATTACGCCCTGATTAACCTCAGCGAACATAACATTCACGCTGCCACGGATGCAAAAGATGCAGCATGGTTCCCAGTGGCAGATCCACCCAAATTAGCATTCGACCACGATCGAATTCTCGCTACTGCCCTAGCCAGGCTGAAAGGAAAGGTACGCTACGAACCGATTGGATTTGAACTGCTCCCACAAAAATTTACCCTCTCCCAATTACAAAAGCTTTACGAAACTATCCTGGAACAGCCATTAGACAAGCGCAATTTTCGCAAAAAAATCTTAGGCATGCAGCTTTTGGTAGAACTGGACGAACTGCAATCTGACGTGCCCCATCGCGCTGCGCGACTCTATCAGTTCGACGAACATAAATATGCCCAGCTCAAGCAAAAGGGCTTTAACTTTGAGCTTTAG
- a CDS encoding aminotransferase class I/II-fold pyridoxal phosphate-dependent enzyme, translating to MLSSSGVDSVIEQAIAALSPTFAAVDLQVKQNLSRVLQAFREHRVGAHHFASVSGYGHDDLGREVLDKVFAQIVGAEAAAVRVQFVSGTHAIACCLFGILRPGDELLSVVGAPYDTLEQVIGYRGSGQGSLRDFGIGYRQVDLTTNGEVDWQALATAVRPNTRMVLIQRSCGYDWRASLAIADIARIVELVKSQNPNTVCFVDNCYGEFVEGCEPTAVGADLIAGSLIKNPGGTIATAGGYVAGKTEYVEAAACRLTAPGIGTTGGATLEQNRLMFQGLFLSPQMVGEAMKGNHLAAVVFDKLGYQVNPLPFAPRRDVIQAIRLGSPEKLIRFCRTIQKCSPIDSYVDPVPGNMPGYESELVMAGGTFIDGSTSELSADGPLRPPYIAFLQGGTHWTHVAIALEQFASQSETAL from the coding sequence ATGCTGTCTTCTTCAGGTGTTGATTCAGTTATCGAACAGGCGATCGCCGCACTTTCCCCGACATTTGCCGCAGTCGATCTACAGGTCAAACAAAATCTCAGCCGAGTATTACAAGCATTTCGCGAACATCGTGTAGGGGCGCATCACTTCGCCAGTGTTTCCGGCTACGGGCACGACGATCTGGGCAGAGAAGTATTGGATAAAGTATTTGCCCAAATCGTAGGCGCGGAAGCTGCTGCTGTGCGCGTGCAGTTCGTTTCCGGCACCCATGCGATCGCCTGCTGTCTGTTTGGCATACTGCGACCAGGTGATGAATTACTCTCGGTCGTTGGCGCGCCCTACGATACCTTGGAGCAGGTAATTGGTTATCGCGGCTCCGGTCAGGGGTCGTTACGCGATTTTGGCATCGGCTATCGGCAGGTCGATCTAACCACTAATGGCGAAGTAGATTGGCAGGCCTTGGCAACAGCGGTACGCCCCAATACGCGCATGGTCTTAATTCAGCGCTCCTGCGGCTATGATTGGCGAGCTAGTCTGGCGATCGCCGACATCGCCAGGATCGTGGAACTGGTGAAATCGCAGAATCCCAATACGGTTTGTTTTGTTGATAATTGCTACGGCGAATTCGTTGAGGGCTGCGAGCCGACGGCTGTGGGAGCCGATCTGATCGCAGGTTCGCTGATTAAAAACCCAGGTGGCACGATCGCCACGGCGGGGGGGTATGTGGCAGGCAAAACCGAATATGTGGAAGCGGCAGCTTGTCGGCTCACGGCACCGGGAATTGGCACCACGGGCGGCGCGACTTTGGAACAAAATCGCCTCATGTTTCAGGGACTCTTTCTCTCACCCCAGATGGTAGGTGAAGCCATGAAGGGCAATCATTTAGCGGCAGTGGTATTTGATAAGTTGGGATATCAAGTCAATCCTCTTCCATTTGCGCCCCGTCGCGATGTCATTCAGGCGATTAGATTGGGATCGCCGGAGAAATTGATTCGATTCTGTCGCACGATCCAGAAATGTTCTCCCATCGATTCCTATGTCGATCCAGTGCCGGGGAATATGCCGGGATACGAGAGCGAATTAGTGATGGCTGGAGGCACGTTTATTGATGGCAGTACTTCAGAACTTTCCGCTGATGGGCCATTACGTCCGCCTTATATTGCGTTTCTGCAAGGCGGCACTCACTGGACGCACGTAGCGATCGCGCTCGAGCAGTTCGCAAGTCAGTCCGAAACCGCACTGTAA
- a CDS encoding type II toxin-antitoxin system HicA family toxin, translated as MTRLRRMNAEVVERLLRKYGFELISQKGSHRKWRSADREKQVIVPYHQGRDLPIGTLRNIMTTAMIPEKEWKSD; from the coding sequence ATGACCCGCTTGCGTAGAATGAATGCTGAAGTGGTTGAGCGCTTGTTGCGTAAGTATGGTTTTGAACTGATTTCACAAAAAGGTAGCCATCGCAAGTGGCGGAGTGCAGATCGAGAGAAGCAAGTCATTGTTCCGTATCATCAAGGCAGAGACTTACCAATTGGCACTTTAAGGAACATTATGACTACAGCTATGATTCCAGAAAAAGAATGGAAATCTGATTAG
- a CDS encoding calcium-binding protein — translation MAVILGTPFSDLLFGTDVDDLVRGFEGDDFAFGQAGDDVIQGNPGIDVLYGNIGNDTLYGGFSNDLLFGGKGSDVLFGDRGDDTLLGNRGADFLQGGEGSDLFVIGPGTGGSSFQEADIISDFRNGEDLIGLADGLNFRDLNIVAGVADNIGNTIIENNFTGEILAILQGVNRGDIGSGNFTTFLPPSFNPALPTVNVAATDASATEGVFEDGVFTFTRTNTSGNLTVNYVVSGTALNGTDYLNIPNAVTIPEGQSSATVKISAFDEGIAEPNETAVIDISPSVAYNVGSPSNATVTIIDAGGGGGGGGGGPSTVPTAGADLLTGTTNADNIDGLAGNDTIRGLEGADTLLGNDDNDILQGGDGNDALTGGNGADTITGNVGADSLTGGAGVDRFFYNAPGDGGDTIADFALGEDLIFVSATGFSGGLVAGALPGTAFASGAGLVTAANADIRFIYDTTGGVLNFDADGNAAVSSPVQIATLTGNPLITAASIQVF, via the coding sequence ATGGCAGTTATTCTTGGCACCCCATTTAGCGATTTGCTATTCGGGACAGATGTGGACGATCTAGTGCGTGGGTTTGAAGGTGACGATTTTGCCTTTGGTCAGGCGGGTGATGATGTCATACAGGGCAATCCTGGGATCGATGTTCTATACGGTAATATTGGCAACGATACGCTCTACGGTGGCTTTAGCAATGACCTTCTCTTTGGTGGCAAGGGTAGTGATGTTTTATTTGGCGATCGCGGCGATGATACTCTTCTTGGTAATCGCGGCGCAGATTTTCTCCAAGGTGGCGAGGGTAGCGATCTTTTCGTAATTGGGCCTGGCACGGGTGGCAGTTCTTTTCAGGAAGCAGACATTATCTCAGATTTTAGAAATGGCGAGGACTTAATTGGCTTAGCAGACGGTCTGAACTTTAGGGATTTAAATATTGTTGCAGGCGTAGCTGATAATATCGGCAACACAATTATTGAAAATAATTTTACAGGTGAGATCCTTGCCATTCTACAAGGTGTCAACCGTGGTGATATCGGCTCAGGTAACTTTACTACATTTCTACCTCCAAGTTTCAATCCTGCGTTGCCCACGGTCAATGTGGCGGCAACTGACGCAAGCGCAACCGAAGGGGTATTTGAAGATGGCGTATTTACCTTCACCCGCACGAATACAAGTGGGAATCTGACGGTAAATTATGTCGTTTCGGGGACGGCATTAAATGGTACGGACTACTTAAATATTCCCAATGCCGTCACAATCCCCGAGGGACAATCATCCGCCACCGTTAAGATCTCAGCATTTGATGAGGGGATTGCCGAACCAAATGAGACCGCTGTCATAGATATTAGTCCCAGCGTTGCTTACAATGTCGGTTCTCCTAGCAACGCGACAGTAACAATTATAGATGCTGGCGGCGGCGGCGGTGGCGGCGGTGGCGGGCCATCAACCGTACCTACGGCAGGTGCCGATTTGTTGACTGGTACGACTAACGCAGATAATATCGACGGTCTAGCTGGCAACGATACTATCCGAGGTTTGGAAGGCGCTGATACGCTGCTTGGCAATGATGATAATGATATCCTTCAAGGCGGCGATGGTAATGATGCCCTGACTGGTGGTAATGGCGCTGATACCATTACTGGCAATGTAGGTGCCGACTCTCTTACTGGTGGTGCTGGTGTGGATAGGTTCTTCTATAACGCTCCTGGTGATGGTGGTGACACGATCGCAGACTTTGCTTTAGGAGAAGATCTCATCTTTGTTTCTGCTACAGGATTCAGTGGAGGGCTTGTTGCTGGAGCATTACCAGGAACTGCTTTTGCCTCTGGTGCGGGTCTTGTAACCGCAGCGAACGCTGATATCAGATTTATTTACGACACTACTGGAGGTGTTCTGAATTTTGATGCTGATGGCAATGCTGCTGTATCTTCACCTGTGCAAATCGCAACGCTGACTGGCAATCCGTTAATCACAGCAGCATCTATCCAGGTGTTTTAG
- a CDS encoding 4-hydroxy-3-methylbut-2-enyl diphosphate reductase produces the protein MDTTPNSPTLDTQAFRRSLHQSPNYHRHGFGHEEEAEGTMKTEYHSDLIQNIRAQNYIYTQGDVTIYLAQSFGFCWGVERAIAIAYEARTQFPTERIWITNEIIHNPLVNERLRQMNVQFINVDAAGHKDFSGVVQGDVVILPAFGASLQETQLLNDLGCTIVDTTCPWVSKVWNRVEKHKKADFTSIVHGKYNHEETIATSSYADRYLVVLNLKEAEYVANYMLHGGDRAEFLAKFSRAMSQGFDPDRDLERIGVANQTTMLKGETEAIGKLFERTIMQKYGIEHLNEHFLAFNTICDATQERQDAMLKIVEQPLDLMIVIGGYNSSNTTHLQEIAIERGLPSYHIDSAERIISAEAIEHKPLGKAIEQSTNWLPAGKIKVGITSGASTPDRIVEDTINKIFALKN, from the coding sequence ATGGATACTACGCCCAACAGCCCCACTTTAGATACGCAAGCATTCCGAAGATCGCTGCATCAGTCGCCCAACTATCACCGCCACGGCTTTGGGCATGAGGAAGAAGCTGAAGGTACGATGAAAACCGAGTACCACAGCGACTTAATTCAAAACATTCGCGCCCAGAACTACATCTATACCCAGGGCGATGTCACGATTTACCTGGCACAGTCGTTTGGCTTTTGTTGGGGTGTAGAACGGGCGATCGCGATCGCCTATGAAGCCCGCACCCAATTCCCCACCGAAAGAATCTGGATTACCAACGAGATCATTCATAACCCCCTGGTGAACGAGCGCTTGAGACAAATGAACGTGCAGTTCATAAACGTCGATGCTGCCGGTCACAAGGACTTCTCCGGCGTGGTGCAGGGCGATGTGGTGATTTTGCCTGCGTTTGGTGCCAGCTTGCAGGAAACCCAATTACTGAACGATCTCGGCTGCACGATCGTAGACACTACTTGCCCGTGGGTATCGAAGGTATGGAATCGGGTGGAAAAGCACAAAAAAGCTGATTTCACCTCGATCGTGCACGGTAAATACAACCACGAAGAAACGATCGCGACCAGTTCCTATGCCGATCGCTATTTAGTCGTACTCAACCTCAAAGAAGCCGAATACGTCGCCAATTACATGCTGCACGGTGGCGATCGCGCCGAATTTTTGGCTAAGTTCAGCCGTGCCATGTCCCAAGGATTCGATCCCGATCGCGATCTGGAGCGAATTGGGGTAGCCAATCAAACGACAATGCTAAAAGGCGAAACCGAAGCGATCGGCAAGCTATTCGAGCGCACGATCATGCAGAAATACGGCATCGAACATCTCAACGAGCATTTCCTGGCTTTTAACACGATCTGCGATGCCACCCAAGAGCGCCAGGATGCCATGCTGAAAATTGTGGAGCAGCCGCTCGACCTGATGATAGTGATTGGCGGCTACAATTCATCGAATACTACGCATTTACAGGAAATTGCGATCGAGCGTGGCTTGCCTTCCTACCACATCGACAGTGCGGAGCGAATTATTTCCGCCGAAGCGATCGAGCATAAACCCCTAGGTAAAGCGATCGAGCAATCCACCAACTGGTTACCCGCAGGTAAAATCAAGGTTGGCATCACTTCCGGTGCCTCGACCCCAGATCGCATAGTCGAAGATACGATTAACAAGATCTTCGCACTCAAAAACTAG
- a CDS encoding VOC family protein, whose translation MSVLGNYLQGVQHFGVTVDDMAKSIEFYIDILGGKIAMSGDGFVGEVVHNTMFQKEDLEAIERGIDARELGIPDVRDGSKEALDVRFVSFGNTVVELIHFRDAKLNPNAPNAIKKLPSGVGYANASHISFHVKDDVDLNKFAITLEEECLKRGINVACNRILTVRSEAERRQVALKYTANKFWNDPNPDYFVEGYSDSDFGDFHGWSLFYCKGPNGEQLEFNQVTRRSKELFIKAQREYNQEMGTSFVWPSATSL comes from the coding sequence ATGTCAGTACTAGGGAATTATCTACAAGGAGTACAGCATTTTGGTGTAACCGTTGACGATATGGCAAAATCCATCGAGTTTTACATCGATATTTTAGGCGGCAAGATCGCGATGAGCGGTGATGGATTTGTAGGCGAGGTAGTCCACAACACGATGTTTCAGAAAGAGGATTTAGAAGCAATAGAACGAGGTATTGATGCGAGAGAGCTTGGGATCCCAGATGTTAGGGATGGCTCGAAAGAAGCATTAGATGTCAGATTTGTATCCTTTGGCAATACCGTTGTCGAACTCATCCATTTCCGCGATGCCAAGTTGAATCCTAATGCCCCAAACGCAATCAAAAAGCTCCCTAGCGGTGTTGGCTATGCCAATGCCAGTCACATCTCTTTTCATGTCAAGGATGATGTGGATCTAAATAAGTTTGCCATTACGCTGGAGGAAGAATGTCTAAAACGAGGAATTAACGTCGCCTGCAATCGAATTCTCACTGTCAGATCGGAAGCAGAAAGAAGACAAGTTGCCCTTAAGTACACCGCCAACAAATTTTGGAACGATCCCAATCCCGACTACTTTGTGGAAGGATACTCGGACTCAGACTTTGGTGACTTTCATGGCTGGTCGTTGTTTTACTGCAAAGGACCAAATGGCGAGCAATTAGAGTTCAACCAGGTAACCCGCAGATCGAAAGAGCTTTTCATCAAAGCCCAGCGGGAATATAACCAGGAAATGGGAACGAGTTTTGTATGGCCCTCGGCAACTTCGCTTTGA
- the purS gene encoding phosphoribosylformylglycinamidine synthase subunit PurS: MKFKAGIYVTLRPSVLDPAGTAVQHALQQMNYDVESVRIGKYIEIALDATDESTANEQLHRACDELLTNPVIENYRFELTNQA; encoded by the coding sequence ATGAAATTTAAGGCAGGAATTTACGTTACCTTACGTCCCTCTGTACTCGACCCAGCCGGTACCGCCGTGCAACACGCCCTCCAACAAATGAATTATGATGTGGAATCGGTTCGGATCGGAAAATATATTGAAATAGCCCTTGATGCTACAGATGAGTCAACTGCCAACGAGCAACTGCACCGAGCTTGTGATGAGTTGTTGACAAATCCCGTAATCGAAAACTATCGATTTGAGCTAACCAACCAGGCTTAA
- the purQ gene encoding phosphoribosylformylglycinamidine synthase subunit PurQ translates to MKFGVVVFPGSNCDRDVVTVTSGIFHLPTRAIWHEETDISDIDVVVIPGGFSYGDYLRCGAIARFAPVMNSIKAHADRGKYVLGICNGFQILTESGLLPGALVRNRDLHFICDRVPLRVERDDLAWTNAYIKEQIVTLPIAHGEGCYYADPDTLKSLEDNNQIVWRYCDRNGNATEAANPNGSMHNIAGICNREGNVLGMMPHPERAADGLLGSTEGRGLFQSLLSQKVAV, encoded by the coding sequence ATGAAATTTGGTGTTGTAGTTTTTCCTGGTTCTAATTGCGATCGCGATGTCGTCACAGTAACTAGCGGCATTTTCCATCTGCCCACGCGCGCGATCTGGCATGAGGAAACGGATATTAGCGATATTGATGTAGTAGTAATTCCAGGTGGATTTAGTTATGGGGATTACCTGCGTTGCGGCGCGATCGCCCGCTTTGCACCCGTGATGAATTCCATCAAAGCACATGCCGATCGAGGCAAGTACGTGTTGGGGATATGTAATGGTTTCCAGATTTTGACTGAATCGGGGTTGTTGCCAGGTGCGTTAGTACGCAATCGCGATCTGCATTTCATTTGCGATCGCGTGCCGTTGCGCGTAGAACGCGACGACTTAGCCTGGACGAATGCTTATATCAAGGAGCAAATTGTCACTTTACCGATCGCCCACGGTGAGGGTTGTTATTACGCCGATCCCGATACTTTAAAGAGCTTAGAAGATAATAACCAGATCGTTTGGCGATATTGCGATCGCAACGGTAATGCGACGGAAGCCGCTAATCCCAATGGTTCCATGCACAATATTGCTGGCATCTGCAACCGTGAAGGCAACGTCCTGGGTATGATGCCCCACCCCGAACGCGCCGCCGATGGACTGCTAGGGAGTACTGAAGGGAGAGGATTATTTCAAAGTTTGCTCTCTCAAAAAGTGGCAGTCTAA